One window from the genome of Micromonospora aurantiaca ATCC 27029 encodes:
- the hemE gene encoding uroporphyrinogen decarboxylase — protein MTTDTTGTAARDGEPRRGGPADSPFVRACRREPGPHTPVWFMRQAGRSLPEYREIRANVPMLESCRRPDLVTEITLQPVRRHGVDAAILFSDIVVPVAAAGIDLDIVPGTGPVVAEPVRTAADVERITPIGRDDVSFVDEAVRRLVVELGDTPLIGFAGAPFTLASYLVEGGPSRTHAKTKALMYGDPELWHALCARLAEVTLAFLQVQIDAGVSAVQLFDSWAGALSEADYRRFVLPHSTYVLGGLADAGVPRIHFGVGTGELLGAMGEAGADVVGVDWRTPLDVATGRIGPDKAVQGNLDPTVLLAGWPVVETEVRRIVEQGRAAPGHVFNLGHGVLPETDPEVLTRVVALVHELTARPER, from the coding sequence ATGACCACCGACACCACGGGCACTGCCGCCCGAGACGGAGAACCCCGCCGCGGCGGGCCGGCCGACTCGCCCTTCGTCCGCGCCTGCCGGCGCGAGCCGGGCCCGCACACCCCGGTCTGGTTCATGCGCCAGGCCGGCCGGTCGCTGCCGGAGTACCGGGAGATCCGGGCCAACGTGCCGATGCTGGAGTCCTGCCGCCGGCCCGACCTGGTCACCGAGATCACGCTCCAGCCGGTGCGCCGGCACGGCGTGGACGCGGCGATCCTGTTCAGCGACATCGTGGTGCCGGTCGCAGCGGCCGGCATCGACCTGGACATCGTGCCCGGCACCGGCCCGGTGGTGGCCGAGCCGGTCCGTACCGCCGCCGACGTCGAGCGGATCACCCCGATCGGCCGCGACGACGTGTCGTTCGTGGACGAGGCGGTCCGCCGGCTCGTCGTCGAGCTGGGCGACACCCCGCTGATCGGCTTCGCCGGCGCCCCGTTCACGCTCGCCAGCTACCTGGTCGAGGGCGGCCCGTCGCGTACGCACGCCAAGACCAAGGCGCTGATGTACGGCGACCCGGAGCTGTGGCACGCGCTGTGCGCGCGGCTGGCCGAGGTGACGCTGGCGTTCCTCCAGGTGCAGATCGACGCCGGGGTCTCCGCGGTGCAGCTGTTCGACTCGTGGGCCGGCGCGCTCTCCGAGGCGGACTACCGCCGCTTCGTGTTGCCGCACTCGACGTACGTGCTGGGCGGCCTCGCCGACGCCGGTGTGCCGCGGATCCACTTCGGGGTGGGCACCGGCGAGCTGCTCGGCGCGATGGGCGAGGCCGGCGCCGACGTGGTGGGCGTGGACTGGCGGACGCCGCTCGACGTCGCCACCGGCCGGATCGGGCCGGACAAGGCGGTGCAGGGCAACCTCGACCCGACGGTGCTGCTCGCCGGATGGCCGGTGGTGGAGACCGAGGTGCGGCGCATCGTCGAGCAGGGCCGGGCCGCTCCCGGCCACGTGTTCAACCTCGGTCACGGCGTCCTGCCGGAGACCGACCCCGAGGTGCTGACCCGGGTGGTCGCGCTGGTGCACGAGCTGACCGCGCGACCGGAGCGCTAG
- the hemG gene encoding protoporphyrinogen oxidase, whose product MVRPWRVAIVGGGITGLAAAVRLRDRAPEGTEITVYEQSGRLGGKLHTGELAGGPVEFGAESFLMRDPAGGESAAVTLARRLGLDASIVHPTVGQAALLVDGTLRQVPGGTLVGVPGDLDKVAAVAPPAADADRDAGHPLLAEGEDTSVGELVRKRLGDAVVERLVDPMLGGVYAGRADDLSLVTTMPALARAARAEHTLVGAVRAAQAAAPRAPGAPVFGTLAGGLSTLVEAAAAASGATIRRGAAVRELRRTPDGWRLTVGPTRDAEHVEADAVVLAVPARPAARLLAAAAPEAAGTVGALDYASVALITLALPGPALPELSGFLVPAGEGLTIKASTFFTTKWGHLRRPDGLALVRASVGRYGDETSLQLTDDDLADTVHRELSAVLGAPLPAPVARHVQRWGGALPQYTPGHTARVAAVRTALRAAHPTLAVAGAGYDGVGIPVCVRSGETAAEEIITALEGSAA is encoded by the coding sequence GTGGTGCGACCGTGGCGGGTGGCGATCGTCGGTGGCGGGATCACCGGGCTGGCCGCCGCCGTCCGGTTGCGCGACCGGGCGCCCGAGGGCACCGAGATCACCGTGTACGAGCAGTCCGGCCGCCTCGGCGGCAAGCTGCACACCGGTGAGCTGGCCGGCGGCCCGGTCGAGTTCGGCGCGGAGTCGTTCCTGATGCGCGACCCGGCCGGTGGCGAGTCGGCGGCGGTGACGCTGGCCCGCCGCCTCGGACTGGACGCGTCGATCGTGCACCCGACCGTCGGGCAGGCGGCCCTGCTCGTCGACGGCACGTTGCGCCAGGTCCCGGGCGGGACGCTCGTCGGCGTACCCGGGGATCTGGACAAGGTGGCGGCGGTCGCGCCGCCGGCCGCGGACGCCGACCGCGACGCGGGCCACCCGCTGCTGGCCGAGGGTGAGGACACCTCGGTCGGTGAGCTGGTCCGCAAGCGTCTCGGAGACGCGGTGGTGGAGCGGCTGGTCGACCCGATGCTCGGCGGCGTGTATGCCGGGCGGGCCGACGACCTGTCGCTCGTCACCACGATGCCGGCGCTGGCCCGCGCGGCCCGCGCCGAGCACACGCTGGTCGGTGCGGTACGCGCCGCGCAGGCCGCCGCGCCGCGCGCGCCCGGCGCACCGGTCTTCGGCACGCTCGCCGGTGGGCTGAGCACGCTGGTCGAGGCGGCGGCGGCGGCGAGCGGGGCGACGATCCGCCGGGGCGCCGCGGTACGCGAGTTGCGCCGCACCCCGGACGGCTGGCGGCTCACAGTCGGGCCGACCCGCGACGCCGAGCACGTCGAGGCGGACGCGGTGGTGCTCGCGGTGCCGGCCCGCCCGGCCGCCCGGCTGCTCGCCGCCGCCGCGCCCGAGGCGGCCGGCACGGTGGGCGCGCTCGACTACGCGAGCGTCGCCCTGATCACCCTCGCGCTGCCGGGGCCGGCCCTGCCGGAGCTGTCCGGCTTCCTGGTGCCGGCCGGCGAAGGGCTGACGATCAAGGCGTCCACGTTCTTCACCACCAAGTGGGGGCACCTGCGGCGGCCGGACGGGCTGGCGCTGGTGCGCGCCTCGGTGGGCCGGTACGGCGACGAGACGTCGCTGCAGCTCACCGACGACGACCTGGCCGACACGGTGCACCGGGAGCTGTCGGCGGTGCTCGGCGCGCCGCTGCCGGCGCCGGTGGCCCGGCACGTGCAGCGGTGGGGTGGCGCGCTGCCCCAGTACACGCCCGGGCACACCGCCCGGGTGGCGGCGGTCCGGACGGCGCTGCGCGCCGCCCACCCGACGCTTGCAGTGGCCGGGGCCGGTTACGACGGCGTCGGCATCCCGGTGTGCGTCCGCTCCGGCGAGACGGCGGCCGAAGAGATCATCACGGCACTGGAAGGATCGGCAGCATGA
- the hemQ gene encoding hydrogen peroxide-dependent heme synthase: protein MTEQTNAARLRELNETIRYTMWSVYRATSPLPSLRENVVDEVESLFTELAGKDVTIRGTYDVAGLRADADLMIWWHSSSSDALQDAYLRFRRTTLGRALTPVWSQMALHRPAEFNKSHIPAFLNDEEPRAYLCVYPFVRSYEWYLLPDAERRELLAEHGKMARGYPDVRANTVASFALGDYEWMLAFEADELHRIVDLMRDLRASGARRHVREEIPFYTGRRRSVAAIVNCLV from the coding sequence ATGACCGAGCAGACCAACGCGGCGCGGCTGCGCGAGCTCAACGAGACCATCCGCTACACGATGTGGTCGGTGTACCGGGCCACCAGCCCGCTGCCGTCGCTGCGGGAGAACGTCGTCGACGAGGTCGAGTCGCTCTTCACCGAGCTGGCCGGCAAGGACGTCACGATCCGGGGCACGTACGACGTGGCCGGGCTGCGCGCCGACGCCGACCTGATGATCTGGTGGCACTCGTCGTCCAGCGACGCGCTGCAGGACGCGTACCTGCGGTTCCGCCGGACCACGCTGGGCCGGGCGCTCACCCCGGTCTGGTCGCAGATGGCGCTGCACCGCCCGGCCGAGTTCAACAAGAGCCACATCCCGGCTTTCCTGAACGACGAGGAGCCCCGCGCCTACCTGTGCGTCTACCCGTTCGTGCGCTCGTACGAGTGGTACCTGCTGCCCGACGCCGAGCGGCGCGAGCTGCTGGCCGAGCACGGCAAGATGGCCCGGGGCTACCCGGACGTGCGGGCCAACACGGTCGCCTCGTTCGCGCTCGGCGACTACGAGTGGATGCTGGCGTTCGAGGCCGACGAGCTGCACCGGATCGTGGACCTGATGCGTGACCTGCGCGCCTCCGGCGCCCGCCGGCACGTACGGGAGGAGATCCCGTTCTACACCGGCCGCCGTCGCTCGGTCGCCGCCATCGTCAACTGCCTGGTGTGA